A segment of the Capnocytophaga sp. ARDL2 genome:
ATATTGTCCTGAGGAACCACAAAAGACAAGCTTAAAAAGAAAGCAAATTCCAATATATTGATTCCTATAATCCATTTCAATAAATTTGAAGAACGCCTTTGTATGATTTTCTGCAATTCTTCTTTTGATTTCTTTGGAAAATTTGTTGTTTTTTTCCAATGATCTTTCAATATATCCAATTCATTCATAACTCTCTCACTAAGGATTTAATATTTTTTTCAATTTTGTTTTTATTCTATTTATTTTCACTCGCACATTAATCTCACTTATCCCTAAAGTTTCGGCAATTTCCATATAAGATTTATCTTCTAAATACATAAATACCAATGCTTTATCCACATTACTAAAAGTATGAATTGCCTGATACATTAATTTTAAATGTTCTTCGGTTTCATAATCATAATCGTCTTGAGAAACATAGATAAAAGACAAATCTGCATCGGTAGTAGAAACATTATTTTGTGTCTTTCTGTGAAGTGAAATAGCCGTATTCAAAGCAACTCTATACGCCCAAGTAGTAAATTTTGACTCTCCTCTATATTGAGGAAAAGATTTCCACAACTGAATAGAAATTTCTTGAAACAAATCATCGTGATCTGTCATATTGTTTGTATAAATACGACAAATCTTATGAATGAGATTTTGATGTTCATTCAGCAATTCAATAAAATTTGTTTGCAATTCTTTATTTACCATACCCCATTAGTAGCAAACTTCTACTTTTTGTTACAGTTTTTTCCATATTTTTTTGCTAAAATATTCTAAAACCGATTATAAAGAAAAAAA
Coding sequences within it:
- a CDS encoding RNA polymerase sigma factor, with protein sequence MVNKELQTNFIELLNEHQNLIHKICRIYTNNMTDHDDLFQEISIQLWKSFPQYRGESKFTTWAYRVALNTAISLHRKTQNNVSTTDADLSFIYVSQDDYDYETEEHLKLMYQAIHTFSNVDKALVFMYLEDKSYMEIAETLGISEINVRVKINRIKTKLKKILNP